One Spiribacter halobius DNA segment encodes these proteins:
- a CDS encoding sirohydrochlorin chelatase: protein MRSLLLIAPGSPEARVNDELRELSATLAPGLDGRYDRIACAFLAYEAPDPAAAIDREVAAGVTELICLPYVLLADSVVVRDLPRAIEAARARHPGLTLRLERYLGAQPALARALLEIVP, encoded by the coding sequence GTGCGCAGCCTGCTGCTGATCGCGCCGGGCAGCCCCGAGGCGCGTGTCAACGACGAGCTCCGCGAGCTTAGCGCCACGCTGGCGCCGGGCCTGGACGGGCGCTATGACCGCATCGCCTGTGCCTTCCTGGCGTACGAGGCGCCCGACCCGGCAGCCGCCATCGACCGCGAAGTGGCTGCCGGCGTCACCGAGCTGATCTGCCTGCCCTACGTGTTGCTGGCCGACTCGGTGGTGGTCCGGGACCTTCCCCGCGCCATCGAGGCCGCCCGCGCCCGCCATCCCGGCCTCACCCTGCGCCTCGAGCGCTACCTGGGCGCCCAGCCCGCCCTCGCCCGCGCGCTGCTCGAGATCGTTCCCTGA
- the purM gene encoding phosphoribosylformylglycinamidine cyclo-ligase translates to MANGSDDQGLTYRDAGVDIDAGAALVDRIKGAVASTRRPGVLGGLGGFGGLFELPLDRYRQPVLVSGTDGVGTKLRLALETGQHDGIGIDLVAMCVNDVVVAGAEPLFFLDYYATGHLDVDVAERVIRGIAAGCREAGAGLIGGETAEMPGMYGPGDYDLAGFCVGIVERDAILDGSAVRPGDRLIAAASSGIHANGFSLVRRVLEREPGALERTLEGRPLAEWLLAPTRIYVRPALRLIAECEVHALCHITGGGLPENLPRVLPPGVAAHIDAGSWERPAVFRWLQEAGGIADGEMWRTFNCGVGMVFVVPEAEEQRALASLRDAGERAWSLGRIEPRPEGAPAVRFAEGA, encoded by the coding sequence GTGGCGAACGGCAGCGACGACCAGGGACTCACCTACCGCGACGCCGGGGTCGACATCGACGCCGGCGCGGCGCTGGTGGACCGCATCAAGGGTGCGGTGGCGAGCACCCGACGGCCCGGCGTGCTCGGCGGGCTCGGCGGCTTCGGCGGCCTGTTCGAGCTGCCGCTGGACCGCTACCGCCAGCCGGTGCTGGTCTCGGGCACCGACGGCGTCGGCACCAAGCTACGCCTCGCACTGGAGACGGGGCAGCACGACGGCATCGGCATCGACCTGGTTGCCATGTGCGTCAACGACGTGGTCGTCGCCGGCGCCGAGCCGCTGTTTTTCCTGGATTATTACGCCACCGGCCACCTGGACGTGGACGTGGCCGAGCGGGTCATCCGCGGCATCGCCGCAGGCTGCCGCGAGGCCGGCGCCGGACTGATCGGCGGCGAGACGGCGGAGATGCCCGGGATGTACGGACCGGGGGACTATGACCTGGCCGGGTTCTGCGTCGGCATCGTCGAGCGCGACGCGATCCTCGACGGCTCGGCGGTGCGGCCCGGGGACCGCCTGATCGCGGCCGCCTCCTCGGGCATCCATGCGAACGGGTTCTCGCTGGTGCGGCGGGTGCTGGAGCGCGAGCCGGGCGCCCTCGAGCGTACGCTGGAGGGTCGCCCGCTCGCGGAGTGGCTGCTGGCGCCGACCCGGATCTACGTGCGCCCGGCCCTGCGGCTGATCGCCGAGTGCGAGGTGCATGCCCTCTGTCACATCACCGGCGGCGGCCTGCCGGAGAATCTCCCACGAGTGCTGCCGCCGGGTGTCGCCGCGCATATCGACGCCGGGTCCTGGGAGCGCCCGGCCGTGTTCCGCTGGCTACAGGAGGCCGGTGGTATCGCCGACGGCGAGATGTGGCGCACCTTCAACTGCGGCGTCGGCATGGTCTTCGTCGTGCCGGAGGCGGAGGAGCAACGGGCGCTTGCGAGCCTGCGCGATGCCGGGGAGCGCGCGTGGTCCCTCGGCCGCATCGAGCCACGACCGGAAGGCGCGCCTGCGGTGCGCTTCGCGGAGGGTGCATGA
- a CDS encoding c-type cytochrome, with protein MIRSLSTMVILGALLAWGNAGAQRIGDPVAGQEKSQACAACHGANGAADNPQFPKLAGQYADYLYHSLRAYKSGDRNNAVMQGQVQALSDQDMRDLAAFYASQDAAVHTLERN; from the coding sequence ATGATCCGCAGTCTCAGCACCATGGTGATCCTTGGCGCGCTGCTGGCGTGGGGTAACGCCGGCGCGCAGCGCATCGGCGACCCGGTGGCCGGTCAGGAGAAGTCACAGGCCTGCGCGGCCTGTCATGGCGCGAACGGCGCCGCCGACAATCCGCAGTTCCCGAAGCTGGCAGGCCAGTACGCGGACTACCTGTACCATTCCCTTCGGGCCTACAAGTCCGGTGACCGCAACAACGCAGTGATGCAGGGGCAGGTGCAGGCCCTGTCCGACCAGGACATGCGCGACCTCGCCGCCTTCTACGCGAGCCAGGACGCGGCGGTCCACACGCTGGAGCGGAACTGA
- a CDS encoding DUF2066 domain-containing protein, with protein sequence MRALRLVSARLPYPCWRRAIAGLWGLVLLITLTSPPGYAQGLANLGEVTVPVSDQTDEARESAFAEAVGPVLARLTGRPEVAEATPVQGIVERAGRFVQQFRYERGPEGDLRMLTRFDTEALREALVRAEVPVWQRDRPPVLVWLAVERGGRRALAGEGDSEPRLLREAAAEVGVPLLFPLLDLEDQRRVTFADVAGGFDGPILEASDRYQTPVVLAGRLTGDGGANVRWTLYGPDGERERWRDQAGDLAGLAAETARRLAAALRGPYTLLPDLDSSTLLEVQVEGVEGLTDLAAAERLLQGLGGVSGVRAAEVEGTAVRFQLSINVAPGRVREALGRESRLQAMDQGESGGEAGTAGGPVYRLRR encoded by the coding sequence ATGAGAGCCCTGCGCCTGGTTTCAGCCCGCCTTCCGTACCCCTGCTGGCGGCGAGCGATCGCCGGGCTCTGGGGGCTGGTGCTGCTGATCACGCTGACGTCTCCCCCCGGGTATGCCCAGGGGCTGGCCAACCTCGGTGAGGTGACGGTGCCCGTGTCGGACCAGACCGATGAGGCCCGCGAGTCCGCCTTTGCCGAGGCGGTGGGTCCCGTGCTGGCGCGCCTGACCGGCCGTCCCGAGGTGGCCGAGGCGACGCCGGTGCAGGGCATCGTCGAGCGTGCCGGGCGCTTCGTCCAGCAGTTCCGCTACGAGCGGGGCCCGGAGGGCGATCTGCGCATGCTGACCCGCTTCGACACCGAGGCCCTGCGCGAGGCACTGGTGCGTGCCGAAGTCCCCGTCTGGCAGCGGGACCGGCCGCCGGTGCTGGTGTGGCTTGCGGTGGAGCGCGGGGGCCGGCGGGCGCTTGCAGGCGAGGGCGACAGCGAGCCGCGCCTGCTGCGTGAGGCCGCGGCCGAGGTCGGGGTGCCGCTGCTGTTCCCGCTGCTGGATCTCGAGGACCAGCGCAGGGTCACCTTTGCGGATGTCGCCGGCGGCTTCGATGGCCCCATCCTCGAGGCGTCGGACCGCTACCAGACCCCGGTGGTGCTGGCCGGCCGGCTGACGGGGGACGGTGGCGCGAATGTCCGCTGGACCCTGTACGGGCCGGATGGCGAGCGCGAGCGCTGGCGCGACCAGGCGGGAGACCTCGCGGGGCTGGCCGCCGAGACCGCCCGCCGCCTCGCCGCCGCGCTGCGCGGGCCCTACACCCTGCTGCCCGACCTCGACAGCAGCACCCTCCTGGAGGTGCAGGTCGAGGGCGTCGAGGGCCTTACCGACCTGGCCGCCGCGGAGCGCCTGCTGCAGGGCCTCGGCGGCGTGAGCGGCGTGCGCGCAGCGGAGGTCGAGGGCACGGCGGTTCGCTTCCAGCTGTCGATCAACGTCGCCCCTGGCCGCGTGCGCGAGGCCCTCGGCCGGGAGTCCCGGCTGCAGGCGATGGATCAGGGCGAGTCCGGCGGCGAGGCGGGCACCGCCGGCGGCCCGGTGTACCGCCTGCGGCGATGA
- a CDS encoding c-type cytochrome translates to MTPKLLTALGVTLALLLPGAAFAQGDVQAGREKAYTCLGCHGVSGYRNAYPSYNVPKLGGQHADYIVSALQAYKAGDRSHPTMQGLAQTLSEEDMQDIAAYFEQAVPNDE, encoded by the coding sequence ATGACACCCAAGCTGCTGACGGCCCTCGGCGTGACGCTCGCGCTGCTACTGCCGGGCGCGGCCTTTGCCCAGGGCGATGTGCAGGCCGGGCGCGAGAAGGCCTATACCTGCCTCGGCTGCCATGGCGTGAGTGGCTACCGCAACGCCTACCCCTCCTACAACGTGCCGAAGCTCGGCGGTCAGCATGCCGATTACATCGTCTCGGCGCTGCAGGCCTACAAGGCCGGCGATCGCAGTCATCCGACCATGCAGGGCCTTGCGCAGACCCTGAGCGAAGAGGACATGCAGGACATCGCCGCCTACTTCGAGCAGGCCGTTCCGAACGACGAATAA
- the wrbA gene encoding NAD(P)H:quinone oxidoreductase yields MDAEVLILYYSRHGATAAMAAQAAQGVETVTGASARVRTVPPVSATCEAVAPAVPDSGPPYAELADLEACAGLLLGSPTRFGNMAAPLKYFLDQTSGLWLSGALAGKPAGVFTSTGSLHGGQETTLLSMMLPLLHHGMYLVGLPYTEPELASTTSGGTPYGASHVAGSAADRELDQCEARLCRVLGRRVAEAARRLQAAGGGA; encoded by the coding sequence ATGGATGCCGAGGTGCTCATCCTCTACTACAGCCGCCACGGTGCCACCGCGGCCATGGCCGCCCAGGCCGCCCAGGGCGTGGAGACCGTGACGGGCGCCTCGGCGCGGGTACGTACCGTGCCACCGGTATCCGCCACCTGCGAGGCGGTGGCGCCGGCCGTCCCGGACAGTGGCCCCCCGTATGCCGAGCTGGCGGATCTGGAGGCGTGCGCCGGGCTGCTCCTGGGAAGCCCCACGCGGTTCGGCAACATGGCCGCACCGCTGAAGTACTTCCTCGACCAGACCTCGGGCCTGTGGCTGTCGGGTGCCCTCGCCGGCAAGCCCGCCGGCGTGTTCACGAGCACCGGCAGCCTGCACGGCGGCCAGGAGACGACGCTGCTGTCGATGATGCTGCCGCTGCTCCACCACGGCATGTATCTGGTGGGGCTGCCCTACACCGAGCCGGAGCTCGCCAGCACCACCAGTGGCGGCACCCCGTACGGCGCCAGCCACGTCGCCGGCAGCGCCGCCGATCGCGAGCTGGATCAGTGCGAGGCGCGCCTCTGCCGTGTCCTGGGCCGGCGGGTGGCGGAGGCCGCACGGCGGCTGCAGGCCGCCGGAGGCGGCGCATGA
- the dcd gene encoding dCTP deaminase: MAIKSDRWIRQMAGEGMIEPFEPGQVRERDGGRLISYGTSSYGYDVRCADRFKIFTNINSAIVDPKGFDESSFVDVHADVCIIPPNSFALASTVEYFRIPRSVLTICLGKSTYARCGIIVNVTPLEPEWEGHVTLEFSNTTPLPAKIYANEGVAQMLFLESDEICELSYKDRSGKYMGQRGVTLPRP, from the coding sequence ATGGCGATCAAATCGGACCGCTGGATCCGCCAGATGGCGGGGGAAGGCATGATCGAGCCGTTCGAGCCCGGGCAGGTGCGGGAGCGCGACGGCGGGCGGCTGATCTCCTATGGCACCTCGAGCTACGGCTACGACGTGCGCTGTGCGGACCGCTTCAAGATCTTCACCAACATCAACTCCGCCATCGTCGACCCGAAGGGCTTCGACGAGTCGAGCTTCGTGGATGTGCATGCGGATGTCTGCATTATTCCGCCCAACTCATTCGCACTGGCGAGCACGGTGGAGTATTTCCGCATCCCGCGCAGCGTGCTGACCATCTGCCTCGGCAAGTCCACCTACGCCCGCTGCGGCATCATCGTCAACGTGACGCCGCTGGAGCCGGAATGGGAGGGGCACGTGACGCTGGAGTTCTCCAACACCACGCCGCTGCCCGCGAAGATCTACGCCAACGAGGGTGTGGCGCAGATGCTCTTCCTCGAGTCCGACGAGATCTGCGAGCTCTCCTACAAGGATCGCAGCGGCAAGTACATGGGCCAGCGCGGAGTCACCCTGCCACGCCCGTAG
- the purN gene encoding phosphoribosylglycinamide formyltransferase, which produces MTADRLPVVVLISGNGSNLQALIDAERAGELPVELRAVVSSRGGAYGLERAAAAGIPTAVLRPKDYPDRERYDAALRDCLDRLNPGLVVLAGFMRILGDRFVAAFEGRLVNIHPSLLPAFRGLHTHERALAAGVAEHGCSVHYVIPELDAGPVIAQAAVAVEPDDTPQTLQQKVQAEEHRLYPLAVRWIAEGRVTMRDGRVWMDGQPLAVPPRLGPVASH; this is translated from the coding sequence ATGACGGCAGATCGCCTGCCGGTGGTCGTGCTCATATCCGGCAACGGCAGCAACCTGCAGGCCCTGATCGACGCCGAGCGCGCCGGCGAGCTGCCGGTGGAGCTGCGGGCCGTGGTGAGCAGCCGCGGCGGCGCCTACGGTCTGGAGCGCGCCGCGGCCGCGGGCATCCCCACCGCAGTCCTGCGGCCGAAGGACTACCCCGACCGTGAGCGCTACGACGCCGCCCTGCGCGACTGCCTGGACCGACTGAACCCGGGCCTGGTGGTCCTCGCCGGCTTCATGCGCATCCTCGGCGACCGTTTCGTGGCCGCCTTTGAGGGTCGCCTCGTCAACATCCACCCCTCCCTGCTGCCGGCCTTCCGCGGGCTGCACACCCACGAGCGGGCACTGGCGGCGGGCGTGGCCGAGCACGGCTGCAGCGTGCACTACGTCATCCCCGAGCTGGATGCGGGCCCGGTCATCGCCCAGGCCGCGGTCGCCGTGGAACCGGACGACACCCCGCAGACTCTGCAGCAAAAGGTGCAGGCCGAGGAGCACCGGCTCTATCCGCTGGCGGTTCGCTGGATCGCCGAAGGCCGTGTGACCATGCGCGATGGCCGGGTCTGGATGGACGGACAACCGCTGGCGGTGCCGCCGCGCCTCGGGCCGGTCGCAAGCCACTGA
- a CDS encoding DUF3108 domain-containing protein, which yields MRALFTLLATLTLFSAHAAAADHDGAPPPFEARYELRKGPLTLGEARLTFERPGEDRYRYRMHTRPVGVTRLLYSAEVREVSEGRIIATGFRPERYHYHRTGDDDAREAELRFDWDDGEVVNDVADRPWRMQIPADTLDRVVSPLQLMHDLAADGSATPLTYRIADGGELKTYRLEVEGRETVNVPAGRFEALRIVRYDTDSDRETRLWCAPELDYLAIQVEQWEDGDRSFRLVLADLEGIDYKRQPPRPRFGDPLHSGRPGSGATGR from the coding sequence TTGCGCGCCCTGTTCACGCTGCTTGCCACCCTGACACTGTTCTCCGCCCATGCTGCGGCGGCGGACCACGACGGCGCTCCGCCACCGTTCGAGGCGCGCTACGAGCTGCGCAAGGGCCCGCTGACCCTCGGCGAGGCGCGGCTCACCTTCGAGCGCCCGGGGGAGGACCGCTACCGCTACCGGATGCACACGCGGCCGGTAGGGGTCACCCGGCTGCTGTACTCGGCCGAGGTCCGGGAGGTGAGCGAAGGGCGCATCATAGCGACGGGCTTCCGCCCCGAGCGCTACCACTATCACCGCACCGGCGACGACGACGCTCGGGAGGCGGAACTGCGGTTCGACTGGGACGACGGCGAGGTGGTGAACGATGTCGCCGACCGCCCGTGGCGCATGCAGATCCCCGCGGACACGCTGGACCGGGTGGTCAGCCCGCTGCAGCTCATGCACGACCTCGCCGCCGACGGCAGCGCCACGCCGCTGACCTACCGCATCGCCGACGGCGGCGAGCTCAAGACCTACCGTCTGGAGGTGGAGGGCCGCGAGACGGTGAACGTCCCCGCAGGCCGCTTCGAGGCCCTGCGCATCGTCCGCTACGACACCGACAGCGACCGCGAGACCCGCCTCTGGTGCGCCCCGGAGCTGGACTATCTCGCCATTCAGGTGGAGCAGTGGGAGGACGGCGACCGCAGCTTCCGCCTGGTGCTGGCGGATCTGGAGGGTATCGACTACAAGCGCCAGCCGCCCCGCCCCCGCTTCGGCGACCCGCTTCACTCGGGGCGCCCTGGCAGCGGTGCCACGGGGCGATAG
- the hda gene encoding DnaA regulatory inactivator Hda: protein MSGRVTGAPAAHGRQLALDFRWDAGADLDLYVPGRNAAAVVALRAAARAAWDPIHLTGPVATGKSHLLQAACGIASAGGYTAVYVPLAERAEGPPEQLEGLERVGVVALDGLEAIAGRPAWEEAVFHCHNRLRDAGGQLLVASRAGPAELGLALPDLASRLQAMLRLRLQPPDDDTRAAVLQRHAARLGLELPAATARYLLTRQSRDLHHLLAVLDRLDAASLAAGRRLTVPFVREALGAGSVPGQ, encoded by the coding sequence ATGAGCGGCCGCGTCACCGGGGCACCGGCCGCCCACGGGCGGCAGCTTGCGCTCGATTTCCGCTGGGACGCCGGCGCCGATCTCGATCTCTACGTTCCCGGCCGCAATGCCGCCGCCGTGGTTGCGCTGCGCGCCGCCGCCCGGGCCGCCTGGGATCCGATCCACCTCACCGGGCCTGTGGCCACGGGCAAGAGCCATCTCCTGCAGGCGGCCTGCGGGATTGCCAGCGCCGGCGGTTACACGGCCGTCTACGTGCCCCTTGCCGAGCGGGCCGAAGGACCGCCGGAGCAGCTCGAGGGGTTGGAGCGAGTCGGCGTGGTGGCCCTGGACGGCCTCGAGGCCATTGCCGGCCGGCCTGCCTGGGAGGAGGCGGTGTTCCACTGCCACAACCGTCTGCGTGACGCGGGGGGGCAGCTGCTGGTGGCCTCCCGGGCAGGCCCGGCGGAGCTGGGGCTTGCCCTGCCGGATCTGGCGTCCCGCCTGCAAGCCATGCTGCGGTTGCGGCTCCAGCCGCCGGATGACGACACCCGCGCGGCCGTGCTGCAGCGGCATGCCGCCCGCCTCGGGCTGGAGCTGCCCGCGGCGACGGCCCGCTATCTGCTGACGCGCCAGTCGCGGGACCTGCACCACCTGCTGGCCGTGCTGGACCGCCTGGACGCCGCCTCCCTCGCCGCCGGCCGGCGGCTGACGGTGCCGTTCGTGCGCGAGGCGCTGGGGGCGGGGTCCGTGCCGGGTCAGTGA
- a CDS encoding DUF2069 domain-containing protein, producing the protein MTAGMPGRGLYLTALACYLGLIGLLLVWLLWLAPPPPALRTPALLVLGLPLLLGLRGVLHRRRYTLQWTGMLSLAYFVHGVLAGTGPAPERWLGAAETTLALGYFGCALLYLRVSRRAAAAGPH; encoded by the coding sequence ATGACGGCCGGGATGCCGGGGCGCGGGCTCTACCTGACCGCCCTCGCCTGTTATCTGGGGCTGATCGGGCTGCTTCTGGTCTGGCTGCTGTGGCTGGCGCCGCCGCCCCCGGCACTGCGCACGCCAGCGCTGCTGGTGCTCGGCCTGCCGCTGCTGCTGGGCCTGCGCGGGGTGCTCCACCGCCGCCGCTACACCCTGCAGTGGACCGGCATGCTCAGCCTTGCCTACTTCGTGCATGGCGTGCTCGCCGGTACGGGCCCGGCGCCCGAACGCTGGCTGGGGGCGGCGGAGACGACCCTCGCGCTCGGCTACTTCGGCTGCGCCCTGCTCTATCTGCGGGTAAGCCGCCGCGCCGCTGCGGCGGGGCCTCACTGA
- a CDS encoding acylphosphatase, whose translation MNERGERAPICRQYHVHGRVQGVGFRASARSRALQLGLRGSVRNLPDGRVALVACGTPQALDAFEAWLREGPPGARVEAVDSAVADDPGEQDFRIA comes from the coding sequence ATGAACGAACGCGGCGAGCGCGCGCCGATCTGCCGGCAATATCATGTCCACGGCCGGGTGCAGGGCGTGGGGTTCCGCGCCAGTGCCCGTTCGCGGGCGCTGCAGCTGGGGCTGCGCGGCAGCGTGCGCAATCTGCCGGACGGCCGGGTGGCGCTGGTCGCCTGCGGGACGCCCCAGGCCCTCGACGCCTTCGAGGCCTGGCTGCGGGAAGGGCCGCCCGGCGCCCGGGTGGAAGCCGTGGACAGCGCCGTGGCCGACGACCCCGGGGAGCAGGATTTCCGAATCGCCTGA